A DNA window from Castanea sativa cultivar Marrone di Chiusa Pesio chromosome 7, ASM4071231v1 contains the following coding sequences:
- the LOC142641965 gene encoding BURP domain-containing protein BNM2A-like isoform X1 — protein MSIPFEKTKLKFFDQRRKMGIGFASWSLFLHLLIVLFVHGIGARELTKTHQEELIDHNHMNGDVPSMDSDSKEHDDVHIILYDSQKQHVMNDQSKQEHVHAHHSTHMDHMDTSSMIFFTVKDLKVGKKLPIYFPKRDPSTSPHLLPREEADPIPFSSKLLPYLLEFFSFSSESPQAKAMKDTLKECETKPLKGETKFCATSLESMLDFTRGIMGLEYSPFQVLSTSHLTKSTTLYQNYTFLKMPEEIPAPKMVACHTMPYPYTIFYCHSQHSENKVFKVTLGGENGDLVEAITVCHMDTSQWSPDHVSFRVLGVQPGTSSVCHFFPADNFVWVPKPVSI, from the exons ATGAGCATTCCTTTCGAAA AGACAAAGTTGAAATTCTTTGAccaaagaagaaagatgggtATTGGGTTTGCATCTTGGAGCCTCTTCCTTCATCTCTTAATCGTTCTG TTTGTTCATGGAATTGGAGCAAGGGAGTTGACCAAAACTCACCAAGAAGAGCTTATAGATCATAATCATATGAATGGTGATGTTCCTAGCATGGACAGTGATAGCAAGGAACATGATGATGtccatataatattatatgattCCCAGAAACAACATGTCATGAATGATCAATCTAAGCAAGAACATGTGCATGCTCATCATTCAACCCACATGGATCATATGGACACTTCTTCAATGATCTTCTTCACTGTTAAGGATCTAAAGGTAGGGAAAAAATTGCCCATCTATTTCCCTAAGAGAGATCCTTCAACTTCTCCTCATTTGTTGCCAAGAGAAGAAGCTGACCCAATTCCCTTCTCATCAAAACTACTCCCATACCTTCTTgaattcttctctttctcttctgaGTCTCCCCAAGCCAAAGCCATGAAAGATACACTCAAAGAATGTGAGACTAAACCCCTCAAAGGAGAGACCAAGTTCTGTGCCACTTCCTTAGAGTCCATGCTTGATTTCACACGTGGCATAATGGGGTTGGAGTACTCTCCTTTCCAAGTTCTAAGTACCTCCCACCTCACCAAGTCAACCACCCTTTATCAAAACTACACTTTCCTAAAGATGCCTGAGGAAATTCCAGCTCCCAAGATGGTAGCATGTCATACCATGCCTTATCCTTATACCATTTTCTATTGCCATAGCCAACACAGTGAGAACAAGGTGTTTAAGGTAACACTTGGTGGTGAGAATGGTGATTTGGTGGAGGCTATAACTGTTTGTCACATGGATACCTCTCAATGGAGCCCTGATCATGTATCTTTTCGTGTGCTTGGGGTTCAGCCAGGGACCTCCAGCGTGTGCCATTTCTTCCCAGCAGATAATTTTGTATGGGTCCCGAAACCTGTGTCAATTTAG
- the LOC142641965 gene encoding BURP domain-containing protein BNM2A-like isoform X2 — protein MGIGFASWSLFLHLLIVLFVHGIGARELTKTHQEELIDHNHMNGDVPSMDSDSKEHDDVHIILYDSQKQHVMNDQSKQEHVHAHHSTHMDHMDTSSMIFFTVKDLKVGKKLPIYFPKRDPSTSPHLLPREEADPIPFSSKLLPYLLEFFSFSSESPQAKAMKDTLKECETKPLKGETKFCATSLESMLDFTRGIMGLEYSPFQVLSTSHLTKSTTLYQNYTFLKMPEEIPAPKMVACHTMPYPYTIFYCHSQHSENKVFKVTLGGENGDLVEAITVCHMDTSQWSPDHVSFRVLGVQPGTSSVCHFFPADNFVWVPKPVSI, from the exons atgggtATTGGGTTTGCATCTTGGAGCCTCTTCCTTCATCTCTTAATCGTTCTG TTTGTTCATGGAATTGGAGCAAGGGAGTTGACCAAAACTCACCAAGAAGAGCTTATAGATCATAATCATATGAATGGTGATGTTCCTAGCATGGACAGTGATAGCAAGGAACATGATGATGtccatataatattatatgattCCCAGAAACAACATGTCATGAATGATCAATCTAAGCAAGAACATGTGCATGCTCATCATTCAACCCACATGGATCATATGGACACTTCTTCAATGATCTTCTTCACTGTTAAGGATCTAAAGGTAGGGAAAAAATTGCCCATCTATTTCCCTAAGAGAGATCCTTCAACTTCTCCTCATTTGTTGCCAAGAGAAGAAGCTGACCCAATTCCCTTCTCATCAAAACTACTCCCATACCTTCTTgaattcttctctttctcttctgaGTCTCCCCAAGCCAAAGCCATGAAAGATACACTCAAAGAATGTGAGACTAAACCCCTCAAAGGAGAGACCAAGTTCTGTGCCACTTCCTTAGAGTCCATGCTTGATTTCACACGTGGCATAATGGGGTTGGAGTACTCTCCTTTCCAAGTTCTAAGTACCTCCCACCTCACCAAGTCAACCACCCTTTATCAAAACTACACTTTCCTAAAGATGCCTGAGGAAATTCCAGCTCCCAAGATGGTAGCATGTCATACCATGCCTTATCCTTATACCATTTTCTATTGCCATAGCCAACACAGTGAGAACAAGGTGTTTAAGGTAACACTTGGTGGTGAGAATGGTGATTTGGTGGAGGCTATAACTGTTTGTCACATGGATACCTCTCAATGGAGCCCTGATCATGTATCTTTTCGTGTGCTTGGGGTTCAGCCAGGGACCTCCAGCGTGTGCCATTTCTTCCCAGCAGATAATTTTGTATGGGTCCCGAAACCTGTGTCAATTTAG
- the LOC142642351 gene encoding uncharacterized protein LOC142642351, translating into MIVDMESRFAWLTLFTLLLFANTTESRKDLREYWTNVMKDQPMPEAIQGLVHLDSSPSKLSKKDNCHTSEGATSKDQGEKPYVKDFELRPSITVYINDVGPKTKNFVKDFEPRPSVTAYINDVGLETKNNFVKDFEPRPSVTAYINDVGLETKNNFVKDFESRPSVTAYVNDVGLETKKRFVNDFEPRPSVTAYVNDVGLETKKIFVMDFKPRPSVTAYINDVSPETNNFVKDFEPRPSVTAYVNGVGVKNQNKFVKDFEPRPSATAYVNDVGLETKKKFVNDFEPRPSATAYVNDVGLETKKNFVMDFKPRPSVTAYINDVSPETNNFVKDFEPRPSVTAYVNDVGLETKKKFVNDFEPRPPNISACNDDDVGSKEEKPFVVDFEPRPSASVYSD; encoded by the exons ATGATTGTAGACATGGAATCTCGTTTTGCATGGCTGACTCTCTTCACACTTCTCTTG TTTGCAAATACCACAGAATCAAGAAAGGATCTACGAGAATATTGGACTAATGTCATGAAAGATCAACCAATGCCAGAAGCAATTCAAGGCCTTGTTCATTTGGATTCATCACCATCTAAGCTTAGCAAGAAGGACAATTGCCACACATCTGAGGGGGCAACAAGCAAGGACCAAGGTGAGAAACCTTATGTTAAGGATTTTGAGCTGAGACCTAGTATCACGGTTTATATTAATGATGTTGGtcccaaaacaaagaattttgtTAAGGATTTTGAGCCCAGACCTAGTGTCACAGCTTATATTAATGATGTTGGTCTTGAAACAAAGAATAATTTTGTTAAGGATTTTGAGCCCAGACCTAGTGTCACAGCTTATATTAATGATGTTGGTCTTGAAACAAAGAATAATTTTGTTAAGGATTTTGAGTCGAGACCTAGTGTCACAGCTTATGTTAATGATGTTGGTCTTGAAACAAAGAAGAGATTTGTTAATGATTTTGAGCCGAGACCTAGTGTTACAGCTTATGTTAATGATGTTGGTCTTGAAACAAAGAAGATTTTTGTTATGGATTTTAAGCCCAGACCTAGTGTCACAGCTTATATTAATGATGTTAGTCCTGaaacaaataattttgttaagGATTTTGAGCCAAGACCTAGTGTCACAGCTTATGTTAATGGTGTTGGTGTTAAGAATCAGAATAAATTTGTTAAGGATTTTGAGCCGAGACCTAGTGCCACAGCTTATGTTAATGATGTTGGTcttgaaacaaagaagaaatttgTTAATGATTTTGAGCCGAGACCTAGTGCTACAGCTTATGTTAATGATGTTGGTCTTGAAACAAAGAAGAATTTTGTTATGGATTTTAAGCCCAGACCTAGTGTCACAGCTTATATTAATGATGTTAGTCCTGaaacaaataattttgttaagGATTTTGAGCCAAGACCTAGTGTCACAGCTTATGTTAATGATGTTGGTcttgaaacaaagaagaaatttgTTAATGATTTTGAGCCAAGACC ACCCAATATCTCAGCTTgcaatgatgatgatgttggtTCTAAGGAAGAGAAACCATTTGTGGTAGACTTTGAGCCAAGACCAAGTGCTTCTGTTTATAGTGACTGA